A window of Thermovibrio guaymasensis contains these coding sequences:
- the trmD gene encoding tRNA (guanosine(37)-N1)-methyltransferase TrmD, translating to MRIDVLTVLPGLFDCFLKEGVIGKAISSGKVEVKVHNIRDFTTDKHRVVDDVPYGGGPGMVLKPEPIFRAYDELTKEGEKPYVLLTEPWGEKFNQEMAVELSKKPRLMIICGRYEGVDERVKSLVDREVSIGDYVLTGGELPAMVIMDAVLRLIPGVLGNLESLRADSFSDRGLLGYPNYTRPAEFRGMKVPEVLLSGHHKKIESWRKEQSLRKTLERRPEIIENLKRKGLLTKEELEILKKIEKEKGSEKG from the coding sequence ATGAGAATAGACGTTTTAACAGTCCTTCCAGGCCTATTTGACTGCTTCTTAAAGGAAGGAGTTATAGGGAAAGCTATCTCCTCAGGAAAGGTTGAAGTTAAAGTCCACAACATTAGAGACTTTACAACGGACAAACATAGAGTTGTTGACGACGTTCCCTACGGCGGTGGTCCAGGTATGGTTTTAAAACCTGAACCTATCTTCAGAGCTTACGATGAACTAACAAAAGAAGGAGAGAAACCCTACGTTTTGCTAACCGAACCGTGGGGAGAGAAGTTCAATCAGGAGATGGCAGTTGAGCTCTCAAAGAAGCCCCGCCTCATGATAATCTGTGGCCGTTACGAAGGAGTTGATGAAAGGGTAAAGTCACTCGTTGACAGGGAAGTTTCAATAGGTGACTACGTTCTAACCGGCGGTGAACTTCCAGCAATGGTTATAATGGACGCAGTTTTAAGGCTGATTCCAGGAGTTCTAGGGAACTTAGAGAGTTTAAGGGCAGACTCATTTTCAGATAGGGGATTACTTGGCTATCCAAACTACACCCGACCTGCAGAGTTTAGGGGAATGAAAGTTCCTGAAGTACTACTCTCCGGTCACCACAAGAAGATAGAGAGCTGGAGAAAGGAACAGAGTCTAAGGAAAACCCTTGAAAGGAGGCCAGAAATAATTGAAAATTTGAAGAGAAAAGGCCTCTTAACTAAAGAGGAACTTGAGATCTTAAAGAAAATAGAAAAGGAGAAAGGGAGTGAAAAAGGTTAG